One window of Nymphaea colorata isolate Beijing-Zhang1983 chromosome 1, ASM883128v2, whole genome shotgun sequence genomic DNA carries:
- the LOC116265157 gene encoding uncharacterized protein LOC116265157 isoform X1, translated as MGEVSIARITSRGHSFLDYGSSSKKCKAESMLGMSRSISTRYRGGRHVRMQLQDKPSSFSSKLSTDLPLYESPQAPFDDYVRDRQRVFEAMFPDKRRSQRLSDEEWRIQMLPIDFFFLSVNPIVDMRLTCKSQGKGYPPGVPKSISTVLALEATRWELRGLDYVLKPSDFTLGIRGALYSEKLGVRSRLKGQLELSVSFVLPPVLELVPRDVLKSVAESVLNRLLVNMKQQVNRSLVSDFREYTKEKIALARQKKEEEQQAARPLPLSATAATMNHGGAQA; from the exons ATGGGGGAGGTCTCAATCGCACGAATCACCTCTCGCGGACACTCTTTCCTCGATTATGGTAGCA GCTCCAAGAAATGCAAGGCAGAGTCGATGTTGGGCATGAGTAGGAGCATTAGCACGAGGTATCGTGGTGGTCGGCATGTGAGAATGCAATTGCAGGACAagccttcctctttctcttccaagCTTTCTACCGATCTTCCGCTCTACGAATCCCCGCAA GCGCCTTTCGATGACTACGTACGTGATCGGCAGCGGGTCTTTGAGGCAATGTTTCCTGACAAAAGGCGAAGCCAGAGGCTTAGTGAT GAGGAATGGAGAATCCAGATGCTTCCCATcgatttctttttcctctctgtCAACCCCATTGTTGACATGAGATTGACATGTAAATCACAGGGGAAGGGATATCCACCAGGGGTGCCCAAGTCCATTTCCACAGTTCTTGCCCTAGAAGCG ACAAGATGGGAATTGCGAGGTCTGGACTACGTATTGAAGCCTTCTGATTTCACACTGGGGATTCGAGGTGCTCTATATTCCGAAAAGTTGGGGGTCCGCTCCCGCTTGAAGGGGCAGCTAGAGTTGAGCGTTAGCTTTGTTCTCCCACCTGTTCTTGAATTGGTGCCAAGGGACGTGCTCAAAAGTGTTGCAGAATCG GTACTAAATAGACTGTTGGTGAACATGAAGCAGCAGGTGAATCGCAGTTTGGTTTCAGACTTCAGGGAGTACACGAAGGAGAAGATTGCCTTGGCAAGgcagaagaaggaagaggaacaaCAGGCAGCCAGACCTCTTCCCCTTTCTGCTACTGCTGCTACTATGAACCACGGTGGAGCTCAGGCCTGA
- the LOC116265157 gene encoding uncharacterized protein LOC116265157 isoform X2 — protein MGEVSIARITSRGHSFLDYGSSKKCKAESMLGMSRSISTRYRGGRHVRMQLQDKPSSFSSKLSTDLPLYESPQAPFDDYVRDRQRVFEAMFPDKRRSQRLSDEEWRIQMLPIDFFFLSVNPIVDMRLTCKSQGKGYPPGVPKSISTVLALEATRWELRGLDYVLKPSDFTLGIRGALYSEKLGVRSRLKGQLELSVSFVLPPVLELVPRDVLKSVAESVLNRLLVNMKQQVNRSLVSDFREYTKEKIALARQKKEEEQQAARPLPLSATAATMNHGGAQA, from the exons ATGGGGGAGGTCTCAATCGCACGAATCACCTCTCGCGGACACTCTTTCCTCGATTATGGTA GCTCCAAGAAATGCAAGGCAGAGTCGATGTTGGGCATGAGTAGGAGCATTAGCACGAGGTATCGTGGTGGTCGGCATGTGAGAATGCAATTGCAGGACAagccttcctctttctcttccaagCTTTCTACCGATCTTCCGCTCTACGAATCCCCGCAA GCGCCTTTCGATGACTACGTACGTGATCGGCAGCGGGTCTTTGAGGCAATGTTTCCTGACAAAAGGCGAAGCCAGAGGCTTAGTGAT GAGGAATGGAGAATCCAGATGCTTCCCATcgatttctttttcctctctgtCAACCCCATTGTTGACATGAGATTGACATGTAAATCACAGGGGAAGGGATATCCACCAGGGGTGCCCAAGTCCATTTCCACAGTTCTTGCCCTAGAAGCG ACAAGATGGGAATTGCGAGGTCTGGACTACGTATTGAAGCCTTCTGATTTCACACTGGGGATTCGAGGTGCTCTATATTCCGAAAAGTTGGGGGTCCGCTCCCGCTTGAAGGGGCAGCTAGAGTTGAGCGTTAGCTTTGTTCTCCCACCTGTTCTTGAATTGGTGCCAAGGGACGTGCTCAAAAGTGTTGCAGAATCG GTACTAAATAGACTGTTGGTGAACATGAAGCAGCAGGTGAATCGCAGTTTGGTTTCAGACTTCAGGGAGTACACGAAGGAGAAGATTGCCTTGGCAAGgcagaagaaggaagaggaacaaCAGGCAGCCAGACCTCTTCCCCTTTCTGCTACTGCTGCTACTATGAACCACGGTGGAGCTCAGGCCTGA
- the LOC116265157 gene encoding uncharacterized protein LOC116265157 isoform X3 yields MGEVSIARITSRGHSFLDYGSKKCKAESMLGMSRSISTRYRGGRHVRMQLQDKPSSFSSKLSTDLPLYESPQAPFDDYVRDRQRVFEAMFPDKRRSQRLSDEEWRIQMLPIDFFFLSVNPIVDMRLTCKSQGKGYPPGVPKSISTVLALEATRWELRGLDYVLKPSDFTLGIRGALYSEKLGVRSRLKGQLELSVSFVLPPVLELVPRDVLKSVAESVLNRLLVNMKQQVNRSLVSDFREYTKEKIALARQKKEEEQQAARPLPLSATAATMNHGGAQA; encoded by the exons ATGGGGGAGGTCTCAATCGCACGAATCACCTCTCGCGGACACTCTTTCCTCGATTATG GCTCCAAGAAATGCAAGGCAGAGTCGATGTTGGGCATGAGTAGGAGCATTAGCACGAGGTATCGTGGTGGTCGGCATGTGAGAATGCAATTGCAGGACAagccttcctctttctcttccaagCTTTCTACCGATCTTCCGCTCTACGAATCCCCGCAA GCGCCTTTCGATGACTACGTACGTGATCGGCAGCGGGTCTTTGAGGCAATGTTTCCTGACAAAAGGCGAAGCCAGAGGCTTAGTGAT GAGGAATGGAGAATCCAGATGCTTCCCATcgatttctttttcctctctgtCAACCCCATTGTTGACATGAGATTGACATGTAAATCACAGGGGAAGGGATATCCACCAGGGGTGCCCAAGTCCATTTCCACAGTTCTTGCCCTAGAAGCG ACAAGATGGGAATTGCGAGGTCTGGACTACGTATTGAAGCCTTCTGATTTCACACTGGGGATTCGAGGTGCTCTATATTCCGAAAAGTTGGGGGTCCGCTCCCGCTTGAAGGGGCAGCTAGAGTTGAGCGTTAGCTTTGTTCTCCCACCTGTTCTTGAATTGGTGCCAAGGGACGTGCTCAAAAGTGTTGCAGAATCG GTACTAAATAGACTGTTGGTGAACATGAAGCAGCAGGTGAATCGCAGTTTGGTTTCAGACTTCAGGGAGTACACGAAGGAGAAGATTGCCTTGGCAAGgcagaagaaggaagaggaacaaCAGGCAGCCAGACCTCTTCCCCTTTCTGCTACTGCTGCTACTATGAACCACGGTGGAGCTCAGGCCTGA
- the LOC116245736 gene encoding 2-oxoisovalerate dehydrogenase subunit beta 1, mitochondrial-like has product MAMALRRAGRRLNFLRLLTTSASGSDLSPSEKKPMNLFSAINNALHIALDTDPRAYVFGEDVSFGGVFRCTSGLVDTFGKERVFNTPLCEQGIVGFGIGLAAMGNRAIAEIQFADYIYPAFDQIVNEAAKFRYRSGNQFNCGGLTIRCPYGAVGHGGHYHSQSPEAFFCHVPGLKVVLPRGPEQAKGLLLACIRDPNPIVFFEPKWLYRLAVEEVPHEDYMLPLSQAEVIREGDDITLVGWGAQISVMEQACLDAEKDGVSCELIDLRTLIPWDKETVEASVRKTGRLLVSHEAPLTGGFGAEVCASIVERCFLRLEAPVTRVCGLDTPFPLVFEPFYMPTKNKILDAIKATVNY; this is encoded by the exons ATGGCGATGGCTCTACGCAGAGCAGGAAGAAGACTGAACTTCCTGAGACTCCTCACTACCTCTGCCTCCGGAAGCGACCTATCTCCGTCAGAGAAGAAGCCCATGAACCTCTTCTCTGCCATCAATAATGCTCTTCACATAGCACTCGATACCGATCCTCG TGCATATGTTTTTGGAGAAGATGTAAGCTTTGGTGGTGTCTTCCGTTGCACATCAGGATTAGTAGATACATTTGGAAAAGAGAGGGTCTTCAATACACCCCTTTGTGAGCAG GGAATTGTGGGATTTGGAATTGGACTAGCAGCAATG GGAAATCGTGCTATTGCTGAAATTCAGTTTGCAGACTACATTTATCCTGCTTTCGATcag ATAGTTAATGAAGCAGCCAAGTTCAGATATCGGAGTGGAAACCAATTCAATTGTGGTG GTTTGACCATACGATGTCCTTATGGTGCTGTTGGGCATGGTGGCCATTATCATTCACAGTCTCCCGAGGCATTCTTTTGCCATGTTCCAGGTCTCAAG GTGGTCCTACCCCGGGGTCCAGAGCAGGCCAAAGGACTGCTACTCGCATGCATACGTGATCCTAATCCTATTGTCTTCTTTGAGCCCAAG TGGCTTTACAGACTGGCAGTAGAAGAAGTACCCCATGAAGACTACATGCTCCCCCTATCACAAGCAGAG GTAATCCGTGAAGGAGATGACATTACACTTGTTGGATGGGGAGCACAAATATCAGTTATGGAACAAGCATGCCTTGATGCTGAAAAA GATGGAGTTTCTTGTGAGCTGATAGATTTGAGAACCTTGATTCCTTGGGACAAGGAGACAGTAGAAGCATCTGTGAGGAAGACCGGAAGGCTGCTC GTCAGTCATGAAGCACCCTTGACTGGAGGGTTTGGTGCCGAGGTTTGTGCTTCAATTGTTGAACGTTGCTTCTTAAGG TTGGAAGCCCCAGTAACCAGAGTATGTGGCCTTGATACACCCTTTCCTTTGGTTTTTGAACCGTTCTATATGCCaacaaaaaacaag ATCCTTGATGCAATCAAGGCAACTGTCAATTACTAG
- the LOC116264358 gene encoding NADPH-dependent aldehyde reductase-like protein, chloroplastic yields MPNLATAAPTTITASEATAGDVPIPYLTLQDRVVIVTGASSGIGRGIALHLASLGARIVVVYASSAAEAADVVSTINCSSPSPDLPQPRAISIRANVSDAADVKALFDGAEEFAGGSPPHVLVNSARILDSAYPPISAMSEEEWERVFETNAKGTFLCCREAANRLRRGGGGRIVNVSSSLVGALRPGYGAYVSSKAAVEAMTKILAKELKGSGITANCVAPGPLTTEMFLKGKSPESVDRVVSDTPMGRLGTPEDVAAVVGFLAGDSGQWVNGQVIRVNGGLL; encoded by the coding sequence ATGCCGAATCTTGCCACCGCCGCCCCGACCACCATTACTGCCAGCGAAGCCACCGCCGGCGACGTTCCGATACCGTACCTGACGCTCCAGGACAGGGTGGTGATCGTCACCGGCGCCTCCAGCGGCATCGGCCGGGGGATCGCGCTCCACCTCGCCAGCCTCGGCGCCCGCATCGTCGTCGTCTATGCCTCTTCTGCTGCCGAGGCGGCCGACGTCGTTTCTACCATAAACTGCTCCTCGCCGTCACCGGACCTTCCCCAGCCCCGCGCCATCTCCATTAGGGCTAACGTCTCCGACGCCGCTGACGTCAAGGCCCTGTTCGACGGGGCGGAGGAGTTCGCCGGAGGCAGCCCGCCGCACGTGCTCGTGAACTCGGCCAGGATCCTCGACTCGGCGTACCCCCCGATCTCCGCCATGTCGGAGGAGGAGTGGGAGCGCGTCTTCGAGACTAACGCCAAGGGAACTTTCTTGTGCTGCCGGGAGGCCGCGAACCGGCTGAGGCGGGGCGGGGGCGGCCGGATCGTCAACGTATCGTCGTCGCTCGTGGGCGCCCTGCGCCCCGGGTACGGCGCCTACGTCTCGTCCAAGGCCGCCGTGGAGGCGATGACGAAGATCCTAGCGAAGGAGCTCAAGGGGTCGGGGATCACGGCCAACTGCGTCGCGCCCGGGCCGCTCACCACCGAGATGTTCCTCAAAGGGAAGTCGCCGGAATCTGTCGATCGAGTCGTGTCCGACACGCCGATGGGACGTCTCGGGACTCCGGAGGACGTCGCGGCTGTCGTCGGATTCCTCGCCGGAGACTCGGGCCAGTGGGTCAACGGCCAGGTGATTAGGGTTAACGGCGGCCTCCTATGA